One stretch of Cervus canadensis isolate Bull #8, Minnesota chromosome 5, ASM1932006v1, whole genome shotgun sequence DNA includes these proteins:
- the WBP1 gene encoding WW domain-binding protein 1 isoform X2, with product MARATGGNGSEEAWGALRVRQQQSLAASSLEGAIWRRDGTQNHAVDAILYHPQQSHLLRELCPGVNNQPYLCESGHCCGETGCCTYYYELWWFWLLWTVLILFSCCCAFRHRRAKLRLQQQQRQREINLLAYHGACHGAGPVPAGSLLDLRLLSAFKPPAYEDVVHRPGTPPPPYTAATSCPSSASSQCTCCSSASSCPAHHEGTNVEDVSSHQSAPPHQEGELGAGVSPAPTPPSCRYRRLTGDSGIELCPCPDSSEGEPVKEARVSATLREVEDQSPCAWPLNPAPQVSPAGLASSEGDIP from the exons ATGGCTCGGGCTACCGGCGGGAACGGCAGCGAGGAGGCCTGGGGGGCACTTCGGGTGCGGCAACAGCAG AGTCTGGCAGCGTCTTCTCTTGAGGGAGCAATTTGGAGAAGAGATGGAACCCAGAATCACGCCGTGGATGCCATCCTTTATCATCCACAGCAATCCCATCTG CTTCGAGAGCTGTGCCCGGGAGTGAACAACCAGCCCTACCTCTGTGAGAGTGGTCACTGCTGTGGGGAGACTGGCTGCTGCACGTACTACTATGAGCTCTGGT GGTTCTGGCTGCTCTGGACTGTCCTCATTCTCTTTAGCTGCTGTTGCGCCTTCCGCCATCGACGAGCTAAACTccggctgcagcagcagcagcggcagcgtGAGATCAACTTGTTGGCCTACCATGGGGCATGCCATGGGGCTGGCCCTGTCCCTGCTGGCTCACTGCTTGACCTTC GCCTCCTCAGCGCCTTCAAACCCCCAGCCTATGAGGATGTGGTTCACCGCCCAGGCACACCGCCACCTCCTTACACTGCAGCCACAAGCTGCCCCTCGTCGGCTTCCAGTCAATGCACCTGCTGCTCCTCCGCTTCCAGCTGTCCTGCCCACCATGAGGGAACAAATGTGGAAGATGTTTCCTCCCACCAGAGTGCCCCTCCTCATCAGGAGGGTGAGCTTGGGGCAGGAGTGAgccctgcccccacaccccccTCCTGCCGCTATCGCCGCCTGACTGGTGACTCAGGTATTGAGCTCTGCCCTTGTCCTGACTCCAGCGAGGGTGAGCCAGTCAAGGAGGCTAGGGTTAGTGCCACCCTACGAGAGGTGGAGGACCAGTCCCCTTGTGCATGGCCCCTAAATCCAGCACCCCAAGTCTCTCCTGCGGGGCTGGCTTCCAGTGAAGGGGACATCCCATAA
- the WBP1 gene encoding WW domain-binding protein 1 isoform X1, whose product MARATGGNGSEEAWGALRVRQQQLRELCPGVNNQPYLCESGHCCGETGCCTYYYELWWFWLLWTVLILFSCCCAFRHRRAKLRLQQQQRQREINLLAYHGACHGAGPVPAGSLLDLRLLSAFKPPAYEDVVHRPGTPPPPYTAATSCPSSASSQCTCCSSASSCPAHHEGTNVEDVSSHQSAPPHQEGELGAGVSPAPTPPSCRYRRLTGDSGIELCPCPDSSEGEPVKEARVSATLREVEDQSPCAWPLNPAPQVSPAGLASSEGDIP is encoded by the exons ATGGCTCGGGCTACCGGCGGGAACGGCAGCGAGGAGGCCTGGGGGGCACTTCGGGTGCGGCAACAGCAG CTTCGAGAGCTGTGCCCGGGAGTGAACAACCAGCCCTACCTCTGTGAGAGTGGTCACTGCTGTGGGGAGACTGGCTGCTGCACGTACTACTATGAGCTCTGGT GGTTCTGGCTGCTCTGGACTGTCCTCATTCTCTTTAGCTGCTGTTGCGCCTTCCGCCATCGACGAGCTAAACTccggctgcagcagcagcagcggcagcgtGAGATCAACTTGTTGGCCTACCATGGGGCATGCCATGGGGCTGGCCCTGTCCCTGCTGGCTCACTGCTTGACCTTC GCCTCCTCAGCGCCTTCAAACCCCCAGCCTATGAGGATGTGGTTCACCGCCCAGGCACACCGCCACCTCCTTACACTGCAGCCACAAGCTGCCCCTCGTCGGCTTCCAGTCAATGCACCTGCTGCTCCTCCGCTTCCAGCTGTCCTGCCCACCATGAGGGAACAAATGTGGAAGATGTTTCCTCCCACCAGAGTGCCCCTCCTCATCAGGAGGGTGAGCTTGGGGCAGGAGTGAgccctgcccccacaccccccTCCTGCCGCTATCGCCGCCTGACTGGTGACTCAGGTATTGAGCTCTGCCCTTGTCCTGACTCCAGCGAGGGTGAGCCAGTCAAGGAGGCTAGGGTTAGTGCCACCCTACGAGAGGTGGAGGACCAGTCCCCTTGTGCATGGCCCCTAAATCCAGCACCCCAAGTCTCTCCTGCGGGGCTGGCTTCCAGTGAAGGGGACATCCCATAA
- the MRPL53 gene encoding 39S ribosomal protein L53, mitochondrial has translation MAAALARLGLRSVKQVRVQFCPFEKNVESTRTFLQAVSSEKVRCTNLNCSVIADVRHDGSEPCVDVLFGDGHRLIMRGTHLTAREMLTAFASHIQARGVAASGDKQSASTGR, from the exons ATGGCGGCGGCCTTGGCTCGGCTCGGACTCCGCTCGGTCAAACAGGTTCGGGTTCAGTTCTGCCCCTTCGAGAAGAACGTGGAATCGACGAG GACCTTTCTCCAGGCGGTGAGCAGCGAGAAAGTTCGCTGCACGAACCTCAACTGCTCAGTGATTGCTGACGTGAGGCACGACGGCTCCGAGCCTTGCGTGGACGTGCTGTTCG GAGACGGCCATCGCTTGATTATGCGCGGCACTCACCTGACCGCCCGGGAAATGCTCACTGCTTTCGCCTCCCACATCCAGGCCAGGGGCGTGGCGGCGAGCGGGGACAAGCAGAGCGCCAGTACCGGGCGCTGA
- the MOGS gene encoding mannosyl-oligosaccharide glucosidase codes for MARGERRRRGAPADGARTAERAARGGPARRDGRGGRAGGAALAVVVLSLALGLSGRWFLPWYRARRAVMLHSAPPALPPDSSSPTVAPDLFWGTYRPHVYFGMKTRSPQPLLTGLMWAQQGTTPGTPKLRHTCEQGDGVGPYGWEFHDGVSFGRQHIQDGALRLTTEFVKRPGGQHGGDWSWRVTVEPQASGTSARPLVSLFFYVVTDGKEVLVPEVGAKGQLKFISGHTSELGDFRFTLLAPTSPGDTTPKYGSYNVFWSSNPGLPLLTEMVKSRLNHWFQHQPPGASPERYLGLPGSLKWDDRGPSGQGQGQGQFLIQQVTLKVPFSVELVFESGSARTGGSQAPEQLAGRLLTHTLESHAEAFRERFEKTFRLKEKGLSPEEQALGQAALSGLLGGIGYFYGQGLVLPDMEVEGSEQKVDPVLFPSVPLFTAVPSRSFFPRGFLWDEGFHQLVIQRWDPRLTREAIGHWLGLLNADGWIGREQVLGDEARARVPSEFLVQRTAHANPPTLLLPVAHMLDSGDPADLAFLRRAFPRLHAWFSWLHHSQAGPVPLSYRWRGRDPALPTLLNPKTLPSGLDDYPRASHPSASERHLDLWCWVALGSRVLMRLAKQLGEAEAAAELGPLAASLEAEESLDELHWAPELGVFADFGNHTKAVQLKPRPPQGLMRVVGRPHPHLQFVDALGYVSLFPFLLRLLDPNSPRLGPMLDVLADRRQLWSPFGLRSLAASSPFYSQRNSEHDPPYWRGAVWLNVNYLALGALHYYGHLEGPHQARAARLHRELRANLVGNVRRQYQATGFLWEQYSDQDGRGMGCRPFQGWTSLVLLAMAEDY; via the exons ATGGCTCGGGGCGAGCGGCGGCGCCGCGGAGCGCCGGCAGACGGAGCGCGCACGGCAGAGAGGGCGGCTCGGGGAGGCCCCGCAAGGCGGGATGGCCGGGGCGGCAGGGCTGGGGGCGCGGCTCTGGCGGTAGTGGTCCTGTCTCTGGCCCTGGGCCTGTCCGGTCGCTGGTTTCTGCCGTGGTACCGTGCGCGGCGGGCTGTCATGCTGCACTCCGCGCCGCCGGCGCTGCCTCCGGACTCTTCCAGCCCTACCGTGGCTCCGGACCTCTTCTGGGGCACCTACCGCCCTCACGTCTACTTCGGCATGAAGACCCGAAGCCCGCAGCCCCTCCTCACCG GACTGATGTGGGCGCAGCAAGGCACCACCCCAGGGACCCCTAAGCTCAGGCACACGTGTGAGCAGGGGGACGGCGTGGGTCCCTATGGCTGGGAGTTCCACGACGGTGTCTCCTTCGGGCGGCAACACATCCAGGATGGGGCCTTAAGGCTCACCACTGAGTTCGTCAAGAGGCCTGGGGGTCAGCACGGAGGGGACTGGAGCTGGAGAGTGACTGTAGAGCCTCAG GCCTCAGGGACCTCTGCCCGCCCTCTGGTGTCCCTGTTCTTCTATGTGGTAACAGACGGCAAAGAAGTCCTTGTGCCAGAGGTTGGGGCTAAGGGGCAGCTGAAGTTCATCAGTGGGCACACCAGTGAGCTTGGTGACTTCCGCTTTACACTTCTGGCACCAACCAGTCCAGGAGATACCACCCCCAAGTATGGCAG CTACAACGTCTTCTGGTCCTCcaatccagggcttcccttgcTGACAGAGATGGTGAAGAGTCGCCTAAATCActggtttcagcatcagcccccCGGGGCTTCCCCTGAACGCTACCTCGGCTTGCCAGGATCTCTGAAGTGGGACGACAGAGGCCCGAGTGGGCAAGGACAGGGACAAGGGCAGTTTTTGATACAACAGGTGACACTGAAAGTCCCCTTTTCTGTGGAGTTGGTGTTTGAATCAGGCAGTGCCCGGACAGGAGGCAGCCAAGCCCCAGAGCAGCTGGCAGGCCGCCTGCTGACCCACACCCTGGAAAGCCATGCTGAAGCCTTTAGAGAGCGCTTTGAAAAGACCTTCCGGCTAAAGGAGAAGGGCCTGAGCCCTGAGGAGCAGGCTTTGGGTCAGGCTGCCCTCAGTGGCCTTCTTGGTGGGATTGGCTACTTCTATGGACAGGGTCTGGTGTTGCCAGACATGGAGGTTGAGGGGTCTGAGCAGAAGGTGGACCCAGTCCTCTTTCCATCTGTCCCTCTTTTCACAGCAGTGCCCTCTCGGTCATTCTTCCCAAGAGGCTTCCTTTGGGATGAGGGCTTTCACCAGCTGGTGATCCAACGGTGGGATCCCCGGCTCACCCGGGAAGCCATAGGCCACTGGCTGGGGCTGCTTAATGCTGACGGCTGGATTGGGCGGGAGCAGGTGCTGGGGGATGAGGCCCGAGCCCGGGTGCCTTCAGAGTTCCTGGTGCAAAGGACAGCCCATGCCAACCCTCCAACTCTGCTTTTGCCTGTAGCCCACATGCTAGACAGTGGTGACCCTGCCGACTTGGCCTTCCTCCGCAGGGCCTTCCCTCGCCTGCATGCCTGGTTCTCCTGGCTTCATCACAGCCAGGCAGGGCCAGTGCCACTATCTTACCGCTGGCGCGGCCGGGACCCAGCCTTGCCAACCCTACTAAACCCCAAGACGCTGCCTTCGGGCCTGGATGACTACCCCCGGGCGTCACACCCTTCGGCCAGTGAGCGGCACCTGGATCTGTGGTGCTGGGTGGCCCTAGGTTCCCGTGTGCTGATGCGGCTAGCCAAGCAGTTGGGAGAGGCTGAGGCGGCTGCAGAGCTGGGCCCACTGGCTGCCTCCCTGGAAGCAGAGGAGAGCCTGGATGAGCTGCATTGGGCCCCAGAGCTAGGAGTCTTTGCAGACTTTGGGAACCATACAAAAGCGGTGCAGCTGAAGCCTCGGCCCCCTCAGGGGCTGATGCGGGTGGTGGGCCGGCCCCACCCTCACTTACAGTTTGTGGATGCCTTGGGCTACGTCAGTCTTTTCCCCTTTCTGCTGCGGCTGCTGGACCCCAATTCACCTCGCCTTGGACCCATGCTGGATGTTCTAGCTGATCGGCGTCAACTCTGGAGCCCCTTTGGTTTGCGCTCTCTTGCAGCATCCAGCCCCTTTTACAGCCAGCGCAATTCAGAGCATGATCCTCCCTACTGGCGAGGGGCTGTGTGGCTCAATGTCAACTACCTGGCACTGGGGGCTCTGCACTACTACGGGCATCTGGAGGGTCCCCACCAGGCCCGTGCTGCCAGGCTCCACAGAGAGCTCCGCGCCAATCTGGTGGGCAATGTGAGACGGCAGTACCAGGCCACAGGCTTCCTGTGGGAGCAGTACAGCGACCAGGATGGGCGAGGCATGGGCTGCCGCCCTTTCCAGGGCTGGACCAGCCTTGTCCTACTGGCCATGGCTGAAGACTACTGA